TGGACACAAAGATTCTGTAAGTCAAGTAGGTTTCAATCATGATGGGAAATATGTAGCCACTGCTGATATGAGCGGGATGATACAAGTTTGGAATGTCAGCGAAAAAAACTTGGCGTGGAGTAATGAAATGGGAGATTTAGAATGGCTTCAGTGGCATCCTATTGCGAATGTACTCATTGCAGGATTCCATACTGGTGAAATTTACATTTGGCAGGTGCCTAGTGGTAATTGCAAGGCACTTCCTTCTCATGGACAAGTTTCATCATGTGGTAAAATATTACCTGATGGTAAAAGATTGGTTGCAGGtaagaatttcaattttaagTTTATTTATACTTCACAATGTGAAAATTATTCCCTTCATTTCATATGAAAATGGAATATCCACAAAATATGATACTCTAAAGAATTGtaaaatcaatttcatttcatttcatttccttATTTCAACAATTCCTTAAGGTATCCTATACTTATGTTCTCATTGCTTTCTGTCAAGGTTATGGTGATGGCCAAGTAAAACTATGGGACTTGAAAACAACATCTCTATTATGGAAAAAGACTTGTAGCAGTGGAATAACGGCTTTGGCAATTAATTCAAATGGAACACTTCTTGGTATTGCCCCTACATCTGAACTTGCACTTATTTCTGACGGTCGTCATGTTGTGACTTTGAAATGTGATGATAAAGATGATATAGAGTGCATTGAAGTGAGTTCTGAACTGGGAGTTATTATAACAGGATCAATATCTGGAGAAGTATGCATTTGGAATCTGGCCAAACATGTTTTAAGACACAAAATAAGTGTTGGATGTGCAGTCACAGTTCTAAAACTGGGAAGAAATGGTGAACTTTTCTTTGGAGCAGGTGGTGCTATATATGAATGCAATGCTGTGAATGGGACAATAACAAAAGGCTTAACTGGACACGTGGATGATATTCTTGATATTGCTGTTCCTAGGGTTGGGAACTATATAGTTTCTTCGTCGGATGATAGCACTGTCAAAATTTTTGATATCTAGATAGTAATAGAAAAAATCTACTCCAATTTTGTGATATAGAATAGATTTTATATGTATGGACTCTGCATTTGACATTATTGACGTCAGCTATGCAGTTTGATTTTAAAGATCATTTATAACACAggaaggaaaaataaaaataagattTCAGAGTTATCTGATACATATTGTTTCCTTATTCAATGCTACCTTTGTTTATGAAAGAAATGACAATGAAACGTATTCTCCTCTACTTATTATCACGGGATGATTAAAGATTTTTTAgcagataaaaaataaaaagtgaAAGTTTCACCAAAATTTGCTTCAACAACCTTAGTTACAGAAGTTAACGCCAGATGGCACAGCAGTTGTTTTGTAGTCGTTGAGACCATATAACACAAAAAGTATTTCATATTCTATGATAAATAATCCGTAGTTCATATAATAGTTCTTAGTAGTTCAAATATGTATTCGTGTTTTGAGGTTAATTTCtataaatcaaaataaaataattggggaaatttttttatatttatgtgaATACTGAATactttttttatgattattcAGAGGGTGTTTTGATTATGTAAATTAGAAATAGTATTGTTTTCATAGCATCAATTCAGTAATGCAATTTGAGGTTAACTCTTATTAAGGTTAAAATGGAAAAATCAGATGATAATGAAGTGTTTGAAGATCAAGATCGTGGAAATGATAGTGCGAAGGATTTTATCCATGATTTAGACGACAATGTTGTACAGGTTTCCTCATCTAAAAAGCGTGGtaggaaaaaaaaaagtgaGTCAACAATGAAAAGCACACCACAGAAATCCCCTGATCAGAATGAAATGGTCACTAAAAGAGGTAGGAAAAGAAAATCTGTCAATTATTTTGCTCTGGCTAATCCTGATTTGGAT
The nucleotide sequence above comes from Coccinella septempunctata chromosome 4, icCocSept1.1, whole genome shotgun sequence. Encoded proteins:
- the LOC123311054 gene encoding angio-associated migratory cell protein — translated: MNQENDEFILPEDLQDVEIIYSDNEDDEEGNYENEENPYEEVEDKSKFSFTNHEKSVFAVDISPDGKHVVTGGEDDMAFVWDIDTKEILITCNGHKDSVSQVGFNHDGKYVATADMSGMIQVWNVSEKNLAWSNEMGDLEWLQWHPIANVLIAGFHTGEIYIWQVPSGNCKALPSHGQVSSCGKILPDGKRLVAGYGDGQVKLWDLKTTSLLWKKTCSSGITALAINSNGTLLGIAPTSELALISDGRHVVTLKCDDKDDIECIEVSSELGVIITGSISGEVCIWNLAKHVLRHKISVGCAVTVLKLGRNGELFFGAGGAIYECNAVNGTITKGLTGHVDDILDIAVPRVGNYIVSSSDDSTVKIFDI